The window CCACGCGGGTTGCTTGCGGCAAGATCACTCGGCGCATCGCTTGGCTGGTTGTCATACCGACCGAAAGGCTGGCTTCCATCTGGCTGCGATCAATACCGATAATCGCGGCACGAATACTTTCTGCCATATACGCAGCAAAGTGCAGGGTTAATCCAATCACAGCGGCGCTGAAGGCATCCAACCCAACCATCCATGGGAATACTTGTGGTAAGCCGTAATAAAGGAGGAACAACTGTACTAACAGTGGTGTGCCTCGGAAGAAGCTAATGTACAGCTGGCTTAGTTGGTCGAGTACTGGGATTTTGAATACACGAATATTCGCCAGTATCAGAGACAGGATTAGAGCAAAGAACAAGCCCCAAGTCGCCATCTCCATCGTGGTGCCCAAATACTTCAGTAGTATTGGCAACAGCTCTAGCATGTAATTAAAGTCAAATCCCATAATCTATCTCGTATTAATATTGGAAGTGTTGTTCTATTTGGAAATACTGTTCTATCAGGCTTTTAATCAGTGCACAAAAGCAAAAAGCCCACCGCCGTGTAAAGCTGTGGGCCTCGAATGGAGATAGTGAGTGATTACTTCTGAGTAATGTCTGCACCAAACCATTTCTGAGAGATGCTTTTTAGCGTACCATCTGCGCGCATTGCTGCTAATGCTTCGTTTACTTCTGCTTGCAGTTTTTTACCGTTGTC is drawn from Vibrio sp. SNU_ST1 and contains these coding sequences:
- a CDS encoding amino acid ABC transporter permease, translated to MGFDFNYMLELLPILLKYLGTTMEMATWGLFFALILSLILANIRVFKIPVLDQLSQLYISFFRGTPLLVQLFLLYYGLPQVFPWMVGLDAFSAAVIGLTLHFAAYMAESIRAAIIGIDRSQMEASLSVGMTTSQAMRRVILPQATRVALPSLMNYFIDMIKSTSLAFTLGVAEIMAKAQMEASSSFRFFEAFLAVALIYWGVVVILTRIQIWAEVKLNKAYVR